Proteins encoded within one genomic window of Halofilum ochraceum:
- a CDS encoding group III truncated hemoglobin: MQTSASVAAHETRDLNSPEAISELVDAFYARVLVDPTLAPMFTKVAAVDLDQHLPTIKAFWRKMLLGRPDYDRNMVARHAAVHARMPLTRRHFDRWLALFTRTIDERFAGPGADRARTLAVRIAANLERNLDAYAEDTVRTRK, from the coding sequence ATGCAGACCAGCGCATCGGTAGCGGCGCATGAAACGCGCGACCTGAACAGTCCGGAGGCCATCTCCGAACTCGTGGACGCCTTCTACGCGCGCGTGCTGGTGGATCCGACCCTCGCGCCGATGTTCACGAAGGTGGCGGCGGTCGATCTCGACCAGCATCTGCCCACCATCAAGGCCTTCTGGCGCAAGATGCTGCTGGGCCGCCCGGACTATGACCGCAACATGGTCGCGCGCCACGCTGCGGTGCACGCGCGCATGCCGCTCACCCGCCGGCATTTCGATCGCTGGCTGGCGCTGTTCACGCGCACGATCGACGAGCGCTTCGCGGGCCCGGGCGCCGACCGGGCCCGGACCCTGGCGGTGCGGATTGCCGCCAATCTGGAACGCAACCTGGACGCGTATGCGGAGGACACCGTAAGGACACGGAAGTAG
- a CDS encoding DUF2784 domain-containing protein, whose protein sequence is MQSHLAADLLALAHLAYVAFVVVGQGLIMWGGLAGWRWTRNPWFRWLHLGAIGIVVAEVVLGVYCPLTLLEARWRGQAVDEAGFIAEWVGRLLYYDIALWQAHVAYLLFALITVGSFVRWPPRRF, encoded by the coding sequence ATGCAATCGCATCTCGCAGCCGATCTGCTCGCCCTGGCACACCTCGCATACGTGGCCTTTGTCGTGGTCGGCCAGGGCCTGATCATGTGGGGCGGACTCGCAGGGTGGCGCTGGACCCGCAACCCCTGGTTCCGCTGGCTGCATCTTGGCGCGATCGGCATTGTCGTGGCCGAGGTCGTGCTCGGGGTGTACTGCCCGCTGACCCTGCTGGAGGCCCGCTGGCGCGGGCAGGCGGTGGACGAGGCCGGTTTTATCGCCGAGTGGGTCGGGCGGCTGCTGTATTACGACATCGCGCTGTGGCAGGCGCACGTGGCGTACCTGCTGTTCGCCTTGATCACCGTCGGATCGTTCGTGCGGTGGCCCCCGCGGCGCTTTTAA
- a CDS encoding dicarboxylate/amino acid:cation symporter, which produces MPTSDHAPFVRPLTGLANRLNRLVEDRLWLKVIIGMVLGIITGVLLGPGVGWVEPALSHSIVSWLALPGQLFLALVQMIVVPLVFASIVRGIATQAGGANLRLVGIGGGLFFLVTTVIATAIGLALAIAIDPGAYVDVEQLRNTMAAPVTAVTEPANRPDVTNLPALLVSLLPTNPLDAMAQGQMLQVIGFAFIVGVALLGMPRDKAVPLLDLLGSILEVCMTVVSWAMRLAPFAVFGLMTRLVSTVGFGVLAAMTVYVATVLAGLLLLVALYLIIIGVSAGRRPLAFLGATRELLLLAFSTSSSAAVMPLSIRTAEQGLGVRASIAKLIVPLGATVNMNGTALYQGVATVFLASAFGVPLDASALLFVVVMAVIAAIGSPGTPGAGIVILAMLLEGVGIPAAGVALILGVDRLLDMSRTAVNVAGDMTACVVLERFAGKEKAAAAPATA; this is translated from the coding sequence ATGCCCACCAGCGATCACGCCCCCTTCGTACGCCCACTCACCGGGCTCGCCAATCGACTCAACCGCCTGGTCGAAGACCGCCTCTGGCTGAAGGTCATCATCGGGATGGTGCTTGGTATCATCACCGGAGTTCTCCTCGGTCCCGGCGTTGGCTGGGTCGAACCGGCGCTGTCGCATTCGATCGTAAGCTGGCTGGCGCTGCCGGGGCAGCTCTTCCTCGCGCTGGTGCAGATGATCGTCGTGCCGCTCGTGTTCGCGTCCATCGTGCGCGGGATCGCGACCCAGGCGGGCGGCGCCAATCTGCGGCTCGTCGGGATTGGCGGTGGTCTGTTCTTCCTCGTGACCACGGTGATCGCCACCGCCATCGGTCTCGCGCTGGCCATCGCGATCGATCCTGGCGCCTACGTGGACGTCGAACAGCTGCGCAACACCATGGCGGCCCCGGTCACCGCTGTCACGGAGCCGGCAAACCGCCCCGATGTGACCAACCTGCCCGCGCTGCTCGTCTCGCTCCTGCCGACCAACCCGCTGGACGCGATGGCCCAGGGGCAGATGCTCCAGGTGATCGGCTTCGCCTTCATCGTCGGCGTCGCGCTGCTCGGCATGCCACGTGACAAGGCGGTGCCACTGCTGGATCTGCTCGGCTCCATCCTCGAGGTCTGTATGACCGTGGTCTCGTGGGCGATGCGGCTGGCACCGTTCGCGGTGTTCGGGCTCATGACGCGACTGGTATCGACGGTCGGTTTCGGCGTACTCGCGGCCATGACGGTCTATGTGGCGACCGTGCTCGCGGGACTCCTGCTGCTGGTGGCGCTGTACCTGATCATCATCGGGGTCAGCGCCGGCCGGCGACCGCTGGCCTTCCTCGGCGCGACCCGGGAACTGCTGCTGCTGGCCTTCTCGACCTCGAGCTCGGCCGCGGTCATGCCGCTGTCGATCCGGACCGCCGAGCAGGGCCTCGGCGTGCGCGCATCCATCGCGAAACTGATCGTGCCGCTGGGCGCCACGGTCAACATGAACGGCACGGCCCTGTATCAGGGCGTGGCGACGGTGTTCCTGGCGTCGGCATTCGGCGTACCGCTCGACGCGTCGGCCCTGCTGTTCGTCGTCGTGATGGCGGTCATCGCGGCGATCGGTTCACCGGGTACGCCCGGGGCCGGCATCGTCATCCTTGCCATGCTGCTGGAAGGGGTGGGCATCCCGGCGGCGGGTGTTGCATTGATCCTCGGTGTCGACCGGCTGCTCGATATGAGCCGAACCGCCGTCAACGTCGCGGGCGACATGACCGCATGCGTCGTGCTTGAGCGGTTCGCGGGCAAGGAGAAAGCCGCCGCGGCGCCTGCAACCGCGTGA
- a CDS encoding DNA-3-methyladenine glycosylase I — protein MPNRNDTRERCAWCGTDPLYVEYHDEEWGVPAHDDRHLFEMLVLEGQQAGLSWLTILKKRDAFREVFAGFDPERVAAFGEQDIERLMQDQRIVRNRAKLNAAVGNARAFLDLRERHGRFSDWLWSFVDGEPVVNRPASEADIPSETPTSKRLSKALRAAGFRFVGPTICYAYMQAVGLVDDHVERCFRARP, from the coding sequence TTGCCGAACCGTAATGACACGCGCGAGCGCTGCGCCTGGTGTGGTACCGACCCGCTCTACGTCGAATACCATGACGAGGAGTGGGGTGTACCCGCTCACGACGACCGCCACCTGTTCGAGATGCTCGTTCTCGAGGGACAGCAGGCCGGCCTGTCCTGGCTGACGATCCTGAAAAAGCGCGACGCCTTCCGCGAGGTATTCGCCGGGTTCGATCCGGAGCGGGTCGCCGCGTTCGGCGAACAGGATATCGAGCGCCTGATGCAGGATCAGCGCATCGTGCGCAATCGCGCGAAGCTCAACGCCGCCGTCGGCAACGCGCGGGCTTTCCTGGATCTGCGCGAACGCCATGGCCGCTTCAGCGACTGGTTGTGGTCCTTCGTCGACGGCGAGCCGGTGGTCAACCGGCCCGCCTCCGAGGCGGACATCCCGTCGGAGACTCCCACTTCGAAGCGCTTGTCGAAAGCGCTTCGGGCGGCCGGTTTCCGGTTTGTCGGGCCGACGATCTGTTACGCCTACATGCAGGCCGTCGGTCTCGTCGACGATCACGTCGAGCGTTGCTTCCGTGCCCGTCCGTAA
- a CDS encoding arylesterase, producing the protein MQRMRRARAVAAIAVVVLLVAGCSGPPPLDPLADDARILAFGDSLTHGTGADDGDSYPAALERLSGREVIESGVPGELSAEGRRRLPGVLDAVEPDLVILLHGGNDILRGKDLGATRRNLAAMVDSARQRGIPVVLVGVPARALFFQTTADLYYTVAEREGVPLEADIMETIIDSPELRSDQVHPNAAGYRRLAEAVHRLLVRTGALAS; encoded by the coding sequence ATGCAACGTATGCGCCGTGCGCGCGCAGTGGCCGCCATCGCGGTCGTCGTATTGCTGGTCGCCGGATGCAGCGGGCCACCGCCGCTGGACCCCCTGGCCGACGACGCCCGCATACTCGCTTTCGGCGACAGCCTGACGCACGGTACCGGCGCGGATGACGGCGATAGTTACCCGGCCGCGCTTGAACGACTGAGCGGGCGCGAGGTCATCGAATCGGGCGTGCCGGGCGAACTGTCCGCGGAGGGACGGCGACGACTGCCCGGCGTGCTGGATGCGGTCGAGCCCGACCTCGTCATCCTTCTGCACGGCGGCAACGACATCCTGCGCGGAAAAGACCTCGGCGCCACCCGAAGGAATCTCGCGGCCATGGTCGACAGCGCCCGACAGCGCGGCATCCCGGTCGTACTGGTCGGCGTGCCAGCCCGGGCGCTGTTTTTCCAGACCACAGCGGACCTCTACTACACGGTGGCCGAGCGCGAAGGCGTGCCCCTGGAGGCGGACATCATGGAGACGATCATCGACAGCCCGGAACTTCGGTCCGACCAGGTCCATCCAAACGCGGCGGGCTACCGGCGCCTGGCGGAGGCGGTGCACCGTCTGCTCGTACGCACCGGGGCACTCGCGTCCTGA
- a CDS encoding efflux RND transporter periplasmic adaptor subunit yields the protein MSMYRWGISIAAVAAIAAGAWWLRDQGVAPPSTDQGDSRVAVEAAPVETGSVADVRTFTGTLEAGDAFTVAPKIGAQIERIHVDIGDRVEQGQVVAELDDDEATQAVAEAEAELAVARAEVEQAQADARLARREFERTRSLAERDLASTSELDTTRARAEAQNAAVEVAKARVTQREAALARARVQLSYTRVRADWRGGDSERVVGERMVNAGDTVAANTPLVSVLGIAPITAAVFAPESDYARLSGGQTVAVTADALPGRTFQGRISRIAPRFESDSRQARFEVTLPNEDRALKPGMFVTVRVTVATADDATLVPAEAIVRRQEGPGVYRVVEGDPPTVQFVPVTVGIEGDDGVEILEPELSGRVVTLGQQMLEDDAPVIVSELPSP from the coding sequence ATGAGCATGTATCGATGGGGCATCAGCATCGCGGCCGTCGCTGCAATCGCCGCCGGCGCCTGGTGGCTGCGTGACCAGGGCGTCGCACCGCCATCGACAGACCAGGGCGACAGCCGGGTCGCGGTCGAGGCCGCGCCCGTGGAGACGGGGTCGGTCGCCGACGTGCGGACCTTCACCGGTACCCTGGAGGCCGGTGATGCCTTCACCGTCGCACCGAAGATCGGCGCGCAGATCGAGCGCATCCATGTCGATATCGGCGACCGGGTCGAGCAGGGCCAGGTCGTGGCCGAGCTCGACGACGACGAGGCGACCCAGGCCGTCGCCGAGGCCGAGGCCGAGCTCGCCGTAGCCCGCGCCGAAGTGGAACAGGCGCAGGCGGATGCGCGGCTCGCCCGGCGCGAGTTCGAGCGTACCCGCTCGCTCGCCGAGCGCGATCTGGCCTCGACATCCGAACTCGATACGACCCGGGCGCGCGCGGAAGCGCAGAATGCCGCCGTCGAGGTGGCGAAGGCCCGCGTGACACAGCGCGAGGCCGCGCTCGCGCGGGCGCGGGTGCAGCTCAGCTACACCCGTGTGCGCGCTGACTGGCGCGGTGGCGACAGTGAACGCGTGGTCGGCGAGCGCATGGTGAACGCCGGCGATACGGTCGCCGCCAACACGCCCCTCGTCTCGGTCCTGGGGATCGCGCCGATCACGGCGGCCGTGTTCGCGCCGGAGAGCGACTACGCGCGACTCTCGGGCGGTCAGACCGTGGCGGTCACCGCCGATGCGTTACCCGGCCGGACGTTCCAGGGCCGCATCAGCCGCATCGCCCCACGGTTCGAGAGCGATTCGCGCCAGGCGCGCTTCGAAGTGACCTTGCCGAATGAGGATCGCGCCCTGAAGCCGGGGATGTTCGTGACAGTGCGGGTAACGGTGGCCACGGCCGACGATGCCACCCTGGTGCCCGCGGAAGCGATCGTGCGCCGGCAGGAGGGACCTGGCGTGTACCGGGTGGTCGAGGGCGATCCGCCGACCGTGCAGTTCGTGCCGGTCACCGTCGGTATCGAGGGCGACGATGGCGTCGAGATCCTCGAGCCCGAGCTGTCCGGCCGGGTCGTCACGCTCGGGCAGCAGATGCTCGAGGACGACGCGCCGGTGATCGTCTCGGAGCTGCCGTCGCCGTGA
- a CDS encoding efflux RND transporter permease subunit, with product MNLSAFSVRRPVLTAMVTLIAVVIGVMSLTRLPVDLLPDIEYPYITVNVAYPNASPQAMEELVAKPIENAVATVQGIEEITASTSEGVANVRLRFAWGTDLGFAAMDVRAAIDEEYEDPPEGAERPQIRKFDTSDAPIMLIGVFSEIDPIALRSIIDNRLSYRIQQVPGVAQTDLWGGPEREIQIRLRPERVQALDLPLADVVETLRESNLNRPGGSIEQGYTEYTVRVPGRYENLDEVRNEIVAVRNGAPVRLGQVAEIADTQKRVTRIIRINGEPGIRIAVRKQSGANTVEVAERLKAEIERMNADLPQIDMRTLFDTSEYIERSIRNATLAMLAGAALAIAVLLFFLRNLRATLVVATAIPVSVITTFALIYFGGFSLNLMTLGGLALGVGLMVDSAIVVLENIVRRHEGNGETANQSADRGASEVAAPVVAGTLTTVAIFVPMFFAQELAGQLFKQLAFVVAFALACALLVALTVVPMLSARLLRGRALRAPWPLHEIGEAIGAGLRRLESAYVRLLDGLLGRFWRVLGAAVLLLGAAVAAVPLLGTEFMPATDEGEVEVDVEFPAGTRLDTVERGTAQALEVVRREVPELINTVTSVGSGSYRPSESAEGEIRISLPSRAERERSSAEVAADLRAEIGPVAGAEVRVRTRRPFFLRALSSGEESLAIEVRGYEFETLEALAHEVQRRIRDIEGIVDTRLSREGGEQQQLIRVDRDRAADQGVRVSAVAETVETAISGRIASRFLDAGDEIDMRVQFQGNETLPPRELLDLRVPRADGGLVRLGNVASLARAEGPVVIDRKDQTRFIEVRGNLAGRDMGSVVDDVQAALAGMPIPDNYDIVLAGDYEEQQSAFSSLFLQILLAIALVYMVMASLYESFRDPLIVMGSVPLALIGVVLVLFATATTLNAQSLIGCVILIGIVVNNAILIVDQANRLRAEGETINDALKEAGRRRLRPILMTAMTTILALLPLAIGAGEGGETQAPLGRAVVGGLLFSTLITLVLIPVIYERVHRNDPPVRA from the coding sequence GTGAATCTTTCCGCCTTCAGCGTCCGCCGCCCCGTGCTGACGGCCATGGTGACCCTGATCGCCGTGGTCATCGGCGTGATGTCGCTGACGCGGCTGCCGGTCGACCTGCTCCCGGATATCGAATACCCGTACATCACGGTCAACGTGGCCTACCCCAACGCCTCGCCGCAGGCGATGGAGGAACTGGTCGCCAAGCCGATCGAGAACGCGGTCGCCACCGTGCAGGGCATCGAGGAGATCACGGCCTCGACCTCGGAGGGCGTTGCCAACGTCCGGCTGCGGTTCGCCTGGGGCACCGATCTCGGCTTTGCCGCGATGGACGTGCGCGCCGCGATCGACGAGGAATACGAGGACCCGCCGGAAGGAGCGGAGCGCCCGCAGATCCGCAAGTTCGATACCTCCGATGCGCCCATCATGCTCATCGGGGTGTTCAGCGAGATCGACCCGATCGCGCTGCGCAGCATCATCGACAACCGCCTCAGCTACCGGATTCAGCAGGTGCCGGGCGTCGCCCAGACCGATCTCTGGGGCGGGCCGGAACGCGAGATCCAGATCCGCCTGCGCCCGGAGCGCGTGCAGGCGCTGGATCTGCCGCTGGCCGATGTGGTCGAGACCCTGCGCGAATCCAATCTCAACCGCCCCGGCGGCTCCATCGAGCAGGGCTACACGGAATACACCGTCCGTGTGCCCGGGCGCTACGAGAACCTCGACGAGGTCCGTAACGAGATCGTGGCCGTGCGCAACGGCGCGCCGGTGCGTCTCGGCCAGGTGGCGGAGATCGCCGACACGCAGAAACGCGTGACGCGGATCATCCGGATCAATGGCGAACCGGGGATCCGCATCGCCGTACGCAAGCAGTCCGGTGCCAACACGGTCGAGGTGGCCGAGCGCCTGAAGGCCGAGATCGAACGCATGAATGCGGATTTGCCGCAGATCGACATGCGCACGCTGTTCGATACATCCGAGTACATCGAACGCTCGATCCGCAACGCGACCCTGGCGATGCTGGCCGGCGCCGCGCTGGCGATCGCGGTGCTGCTGTTCTTCCTGCGCAACCTGCGCGCCACGCTCGTCGTCGCGACCGCGATCCCGGTATCGGTGATCACCACCTTCGCGCTCATCTACTTCGGCGGCTTTTCGCTCAACCTGATGACGCTCGGCGGACTCGCCCTGGGCGTCGGCCTTATGGTGGACAGCGCAATCGTCGTGCTGGAGAACATCGTCCGCCGTCACGAGGGCAACGGTGAGACGGCGAACCAATCCGCCGACCGCGGCGCCAGCGAAGTGGCGGCGCCGGTGGTCGCGGGCACGCTCACGACGGTGGCGATCTTCGTCCCCATGTTCTTCGCCCAGGAACTCGCCGGGCAGCTGTTCAAGCAGCTGGCGTTCGTGGTCGCGTTTGCGCTCGCCTGTGCCCTGCTGGTGGCCCTGACCGTCGTGCCCATGCTCAGCGCCCGTCTGCTGCGCGGGCGGGCGCTGCGCGCGCCATGGCCGCTGCACGAGATCGGCGAGGCGATCGGGGCCGGGCTGCGCCGGCTCGAGAGCGCCTACGTCCGCCTGCTGGACGGCTTGCTGGGGCGCTTCTGGCGGGTGCTCGGCGCGGCCGTGCTCCTGCTGGGCGCCGCGGTGGCCGCCGTGCCCCTGCTCGGCACCGAGTTCATGCCGGCCACCGACGAGGGCGAGGTCGAGGTGGACGTGGAGTTCCCCGCGGGCACGCGCCTGGACACGGTCGAGCGCGGCACCGCGCAGGCGCTGGAGGTCGTCCGCCGCGAGGTCCCGGAACTCATCAACACCGTCACCAGCGTCGGCTCCGGCTCCTACCGGCCGTCGGAATCCGCGGAGGGCGAGATCCGGATCTCGCTGCCCTCGCGCGCCGAGCGCGAGCGCTCTTCCGCGGAAGTGGCGGCCGATCTGCGTGCGGAGATCGGACCGGTCGCGGGTGCCGAGGTCCGGGTCCGCACCCGGCGTCCGTTCTTCCTGCGCGCCCTGTCCTCCGGGGAAGAGTCACTGGCCATCGAGGTCCGCGGGTACGAGTTCGAGACGCTCGAGGCGCTCGCGCACGAGGTGCAGCGCCGGATCCGCGACATCGAGGGCATCGTCGACACGCGCCTGTCGCGCGAGGGCGGCGAGCAGCAGCAGTTGATCCGCGTCGACCGCGACCGCGCCGCCGACCAGGGCGTGCGCGTCTCGGCCGTCGCGGAGACCGTGGAGACCGCGATCTCCGGGCGCATCGCCTCACGCTTCCTCGACGCCGGCGACGAGATCGACATGCGCGTGCAGTTCCAGGGCAACGAGACCCTGCCCCCGCGCGAACTGCTCGACCTGCGCGTACCCCGCGCCGACGGCGGCCTCGTGCGCCTGGGCAACGTCGCCTCACTGGCGCGCGCCGAGGGCCCGGTGGTGATCGACCGCAAGGACCAGACGCGCTTCATCGAGGTGCGCGGCAACCTGGCTGGTCGCGATATGGGCTCTGTGGTCGACGATGTCCAGGCGGCGCTCGCCGGTATGCCGATCCCCGATAATTACGACATCGTGCTCGCCGGCGATTACGAGGAACAGCAGTCGGCTTTCTCGTCACTGTTTCTGCAGATCCTGCTGGCGATCGCGCTCGTCTACATGGTCATGGCGAGCCTCTACGAATCCTTCCGCGATCCGCTCATCGTGATGGGCTCGGTTCCGCTCGCGCTGATCGGCGTGGTGCTGGTGCTGTTCGCGACCGCGACTACGCTCAACGCCCAGTCACTCATCGGCTGCGTGATCCTGATCGGCATCGTGGTCAACAACGCCATCCTGATCGTCGACCAGGCGAACCGCCTGCGCGCGGAAGGCGAGACCATCAACGACGCGCTCAAAGAGGCCGGCCGACGCCGTCTGCGGCCCATCCTAATGACCGCGATGACCACCATCCTCGCCCTGCTGCCGCTCGCCATCGGCGCCGGCGAAGGCGGCGAAACCCAGGCCCCGCTCGGCCGCGCCGTGGTCGGCGGGCTCCTGTTCTCGACGCTCATCACACTGGTCCTCATCCCGGTCATCTACGAACGCGTCCACCGTAATGATCCGCCTGTCAGGGCGTGA
- a CDS encoding histone deacetylase family protein — translation MKLFYCDHFVLPLPDGHRFPMDKYRRLRERCAGDGRFELIEPSAATDDQLALAHERGYIDRVVDGTMDRREVRALGFPWSAGLVERSRRSNGATIAAGRVALAEGAAGNLAGGTHHAQIAAAQGFCVFNDCAVAARTLQREGLIRRALVIDTDVHQGNGTAEIFQDDPSVYTFSIHGARNFPTHKVDGDLDIGLDDGADDEAFLRALERGLDTAFTAFAPDLVFYLAGADAYAGDRLGRLAVTPEGLNQRDALVVDRCRHAGLPVVVVMAGGYAREIDTIVDIHFASIQRVATLV, via the coding sequence GTGAAACTGTTCTACTGTGATCATTTCGTGTTGCCGTTGCCCGACGGGCATCGGTTTCCGATGGACAAGTACCGGCGGTTGCGGGAGCGCTGTGCCGGGGATGGGCGGTTCGAGTTGATCGAGCCGTCGGCGGCGACGGATGACCAGCTCGCGCTCGCGCACGAGCGCGGGTATATCGATCGCGTGGTCGACGGGACCATGGATCGGCGCGAGGTGCGCGCCCTCGGTTTCCCTTGGTCAGCGGGTCTGGTGGAGCGCTCGCGGCGCTCGAACGGCGCGACCATCGCCGCCGGGCGCGTGGCCTTGGCGGAGGGGGCAGCGGGCAACCTTGCGGGCGGTACGCACCATGCCCAGATCGCCGCCGCGCAGGGCTTCTGCGTGTTCAACGACTGCGCGGTCGCCGCGCGCACGCTCCAGCGCGAGGGTCTGATCCGGCGTGCGCTGGTCATCGATACCGACGTCCACCAGGGCAACGGTACGGCCGAGATATTCCAGGACGATCCGAGCGTCTACACCTTCTCCATTCACGGGGCACGCAACTTCCCCACGCATAAGGTCGACGGCGATCTCGATATCGGGCTCGACGATGGCGCCGACGACGAGGCATTCCTGCGCGCCCTGGAGCGCGGACTCGACACCGCGTTCACGGCTTTCGCGCCCGATCTGGTGTTCTACCTCGCCGGTGCCGACGCCTACGCCGGCGACCGCCTCGGGCGCCTCGCCGTCACCCCCGAAGGCCTGAACCAGCGCGACGCCCTCGTCGTCGACCGCTGCCGCCACGCCGGCCTGCCCGTGGTCGTCGTCATGGCCGGCGGCTACGCCCGCGAAATCGACACCATCGTCGACATCCACTTCGCCAGCATCCAACGCGTCGCCACCCTCGTCTGA
- a CDS encoding endonuclease/exonuclease/phosphatase family protein codes for MSATESSQARATEGSGLFRLLSYNIQVGIRTGTFRQYVTGGWKHILPHRERLRTLAAIADQMRGYDLVAVQEADAGSLRTGFLGQTEYLARRGGYPWWIERTNRRVGRLAQHSIGALSRTEPDRIQRFALPGRVPGRGGIMLDFGSGEGRLSVVVVHLALGRQTRQQQLDFIAELIADSPHAVVMGDFNAPHGAPEMRRFFNRTELVEPIAELNTWPAWRPLHNFDHILTTPELRIERMSVLDDSQSDHLPVAVDLTLPSACSVPIA; via the coding sequence GTGAGCGCGACTGAGTCGTCGCAGGCCCGGGCCACCGAGGGGAGCGGCCTGTTCCGCCTGCTCTCTTACAACATCCAGGTCGGTATCCGTACGGGGACGTTCCGCCAATACGTCACCGGTGGCTGGAAACATATCCTGCCGCACCGCGAACGCCTGCGCACGCTGGCGGCCATCGCCGATCAGATGCGCGGCTACGACCTCGTCGCCGTCCAGGAGGCGGACGCCGGCAGCCTGCGAACGGGCTTCCTTGGCCAGACCGAATACCTCGCCCGCCGCGGCGGCTATCCCTGGTGGATCGAGCGCACCAATCGCCGTGTAGGCCGGTTGGCCCAGCACAGTATCGGGGCCCTGTCGCGGACCGAACCGGACCGCATTCAGCGCTTCGCGCTGCCCGGCCGCGTGCCCGGGCGCGGGGGCATCATGCTCGATTTCGGTTCCGGTGAGGGCCGGCTCAGTGTCGTGGTCGTGCATCTGGCGCTGGGGCGCCAGACCCGACAGCAGCAACTCGATTTCATCGCCGAGTTGATCGCCGATTCCCCGCACGCGGTCGTCATGGGCGATTTCAACGCGCCTCATGGCGCGCCGGAGATGCGCCGCTTCTTCAACCGCACGGAACTGGTCGAGCCCATCGCGGAACTCAACACCTGGCCCGCCTGGCGCCCCCTGCATAACTTTGATCACATCCTCACGACCCCGGAGCTGCGCATCGAACGCATGAGCGTTCTCGACGACAGCCAGTCCGACCACCTCCCCGTAGCCGTCGACCTCACCCTCCCCAGCGCCTGCAGCGTACCCATCGCCTGA
- a CDS encoding thiol:disulfide interchange protein DsbA/DsbL, with product MQRFIQAVVAALCLLAFAPVVPAADYRVIDSSAGPGDSEGIQVTEFFWYGCPHCYRFAPRIAQWEESKPDEVEFRHIPAVLSERWALHGRAFFAAQALEVLDEFHMPMFRAMHEDGKRMRSEEEIGEFVTSLGLDGEEFVSAMNSLGVNTRMQRARDLQQTYGVSGTPSVVIDGRYITSGSMAGNFDRMIEVIDERVAAARGERD from the coding sequence ATGCAGCGTTTCATCCAGGCCGTAGTCGCGGCCCTGTGCCTTTTGGCTTTCGCACCGGTGGTCCCTGCGGCCGACTATCGGGTCATCGATTCATCCGCAGGCCCGGGTGACTCCGAGGGCATCCAGGTCACGGAGTTCTTCTGGTACGGCTGCCCCCATTGCTACCGGTTTGCCCCCAGAATCGCGCAATGGGAGGAGTCGAAGCCCGACGAAGTCGAGTTCCGGCATATCCCGGCGGTACTCTCGGAGCGCTGGGCGCTGCACGGACGGGCCTTCTTCGCCGCGCAGGCGCTGGAGGTTCTCGACGAATTCCACATGCCAATGTTCCGTGCGATGCATGAGGACGGCAAGCGCATGCGGAGCGAGGAAGAGATCGGCGAGTTCGTGACCTCCCTCGGCCTCGATGGTGAGGAATTCGTGAGTGCCATGAACTCCCTCGGCGTCAACACGCGAATGCAGCGCGCGCGCGACCTGCAGCAGACCTACGGAGTTTCCGGAACGCCCTCGGTGGTCATTGACGGGCGTTACATCACCTCGGGCAGCATGGCCGGCAATTTCGACCGCATGATCGAGGTGATCGACGAACGGGTGGCGGCGGCACGCGGTGAGCGCGACTGA
- a CDS encoding c-type cytochrome — MKKAVTAIAFAALLTGTGTAKAQDGTPYLDGGDPEAGKSLSQTCAACHGPDGNSPNAQWPNIAGQHAAYTYKQLMDFKKGEERANAQMAGMVADLSKQDMRDLAAFYANQPQKTMGASNEERVDRGQKIYLGGIPDKGVAACIACHGPRGRGNPAANYPDVGGQYAQYLITQLEYFRSGERANDRAAMMRSLASEMSDEEIRAVSEYMAGLN; from the coding sequence ATGAAGAAGGCAGTGACGGCAATCGCGTTCGCGGCACTCCTCACCGGTACCGGAACCGCCAAGGCCCAGGACGGTACGCCGTACCTCGACGGCGGCGACCCGGAGGCCGGCAAGTCCCTCAGCCAGACCTGCGCGGCCTGTCACGGGCCCGATGGCAACAGCCCCAACGCCCAGTGGCCGAACATCGCCGGGCAGCATGCGGCCTACACCTATAAGCAGCTCATGGATTTCAAGAAAGGCGAGGAGCGCGCCAACGCCCAGATGGCCGGTATGGTGGCCGATCTGAGCAAGCAGGATATGCGCGATCTGGCCGCTTTTTACGCGAATCAGCCGCAGAAGACCATGGGTGCCAGCAACGAGGAACGCGTCGACCGGGGGCAGAAGATCTATCTCGGCGGCATCCCGGACAAGGGCGTGGCCGCATGCATCGCATGCCACGGCCCGCGCGGCCGCGGCAACCCCGCTGCCAATTATCCCGATGTCGGCGGCCAGTACGCACAGTATCTGATCACGCAGCTCGAATACTTCCGTTCCGGCGAGCGGGCGAATGATCGCGCGGCCATGATGCGTTCGCTCGCCAGCGAGATGAGCGACGAAGAGATCCGGGCCGTGTCCGAATATATGGCCGGCCTCAACTGA